A single window of Rhodococcus jostii RHA1 DNA harbors:
- a CDS encoding metal ABC transporter permease produces the protein MDVIDFFVDPLRYDFMVRALITTLIAAVVCAVLSCWLVLIGWSLMGDAVSHAVLPGVVLAYIVGAPFAIGAVIFGFLAVALIGVVRDTSRVKEDAAIGIVFSTLFALGLVLVSVTPSQTDLNHIIFGNLLGVSRSDLVQIAILGAVVFVALIVKRRDFTLYAFDPTHAHAIGLNPRLLGAALLGLLALTAVVALQAVGVILVVAMLIIPGATAYLLTDSFHRMLVIAPAISAACAVIGLYLSYHLDTASGGMVVLSQGAAFALVYLFAPQHGIVGRRITASRRRRTARDDRGNTEIHGERDWAPEPKS, from the coding sequence ATGGACGTCATCGACTTCTTCGTCGACCCGTTGCGCTACGACTTCATGGTCCGCGCGCTGATCACCACCCTGATCGCCGCCGTGGTGTGCGCGGTGCTGTCGTGCTGGCTGGTTCTGATCGGCTGGTCACTGATGGGTGACGCGGTCTCGCACGCCGTTCTGCCCGGCGTCGTCCTGGCGTACATCGTCGGTGCCCCGTTCGCGATCGGCGCGGTGATCTTCGGGTTCCTGGCCGTGGCACTGATCGGGGTGGTCCGCGACACCAGCCGCGTCAAGGAGGACGCGGCGATCGGCATCGTGTTCTCCACCCTGTTCGCGCTCGGGCTGGTGCTGGTCTCGGTCACCCCGAGCCAAACCGACCTCAATCACATCATCTTCGGCAACCTGCTGGGCGTGAGCCGGTCCGACCTCGTCCAGATCGCCATACTCGGGGCCGTCGTCTTCGTCGCACTGATCGTCAAGCGCCGCGACTTCACCCTGTACGCCTTCGACCCCACCCACGCCCACGCGATCGGCCTGAACCCGCGCCTGCTCGGGGCCGCGCTCCTGGGGCTGCTGGCCCTGACGGCGGTCGTGGCCCTGCAGGCCGTCGGCGTCATCCTGGTCGTCGCGATGCTGATCATTCCCGGGGCCACCGCGTACCTGCTGACCGACAGCTTCCACCGGATGCTGGTCATCGCCCCGGCGATCTCGGCGGCCTGCGCCGTCATCGGCCTGTACCTGAGCTATCACCTCGACACGGCCAGCGGCGGCATGGTGGTGCTGTCCCAGGGCGCGGCATTCGCGCTGGTCTATCTGTTCGCACCCCAACACGGAATCGTCGGTCGCCGAATCACCGCGTCCCGGCGACGCCGGACAGCACGTGACGACCGCGGGAACACCGAGATTCACGGGGAACGCGATTGGGCGCCGGAACCGAAGTCGTAG
- a CDS encoding metal ABC transporter ATP-binding protein yields the protein MTTQPTVEVQDVTVHYGDVLALDQVSLALQPGRVCGLVGMNGSGKSTLFKTIMGTVKPDSGTVRINGTAPVAARKTGVLGYVPQSEDVDWTFPLSVRDVVMTGRYGHMGLTRRPGSADREAVDHALERVELTELADRQIGQLSGGQKKRTFVARGIAQGATILLLDEPFAGVDKRSEATITALLRELAAAGAAILVSTHDLHALPTLADEAILLMRTVLMHGDPTVVLQPENLAAAFGLDVMTRT from the coding sequence ATGACCACCCAGCCGACCGTCGAGGTACAGGACGTCACCGTCCACTACGGCGATGTCCTTGCGCTCGACCAGGTCTCACTTGCCCTGCAGCCCGGACGCGTCTGTGGCCTCGTCGGCATGAACGGTTCCGGAAAGTCCACTCTGTTCAAGACGATCATGGGCACGGTCAAACCCGACTCCGGCACGGTCCGCATCAACGGCACGGCGCCGGTCGCGGCACGCAAGACCGGTGTGCTGGGTTACGTTCCGCAGAGCGAGGACGTGGACTGGACGTTCCCGCTCTCGGTGCGTGACGTGGTGATGACCGGCCGCTACGGGCACATGGGGCTGACCCGGCGTCCCGGCAGCGCTGACCGCGAGGCCGTCGACCACGCCCTCGAACGCGTCGAACTGACCGAACTGGCGGACCGGCAGATCGGGCAACTGTCCGGCGGCCAGAAGAAACGCACCTTCGTCGCCCGCGGAATCGCACAGGGCGCCACCATCCTTCTCCTCGACGAACCGTTCGCCGGGGTCGACAAACGCTCCGAGGCCACCATCACCGCACTGCTGCGTGAACTCGCCGCCGCGGGTGCGGCGATCCTGGTCTCCACTCACGACCTGCACGCGCTGCCCACCCTGGCCGACGAGGCGATCCTGCTGATGCGCACCGTCCTCATGCACGGCGACCCGACGGTCGTGCTGCAACCGGAGAACCTGGCGGCCGCCTTCGGCCTCGACGTCATGACAAGGACCTGA
- a CDS encoding metal ABC transporter substrate-binding protein, giving the protein MLSGCGTGDGPENDKPVVLTTFTVLADIAANVGGEHVTVESITKAGAEIHGYEPTPGDIKKAAEADLILDNGMNLEAWFAQFVDGLDVEHVVVSDGVEPIAIGEDAYAGKPNPHAWMSPLNVQIYVDNMVAVFSELDSAHAADYRINGDAYKAQLQKVQDELVAELGALPVNERALVTCEGAFSYLARDAGLTEKYIWPVNAEQQATPQQIASTIEFVKDNRVPAVFCESTVSDAPMQRVVEATGAAFGGTLYVDSLSEADGPVPTYLDLIRHDADTLTSALNGQQS; this is encoded by the coding sequence ATGTTGTCGGGGTGCGGCACGGGTGACGGGCCGGAAAACGACAAACCGGTGGTGTTGACCACGTTCACCGTTCTCGCCGATATCGCCGCCAACGTCGGAGGCGAGCACGTGACCGTCGAGTCGATCACCAAGGCCGGCGCGGAAATCCACGGATACGAGCCCACCCCGGGCGATATCAAGAAGGCAGCCGAGGCCGACCTGATCCTCGACAACGGGATGAACCTGGAGGCGTGGTTCGCCCAGTTCGTCGACGGCTTGGACGTCGAGCACGTGGTCGTGAGCGACGGCGTCGAGCCGATCGCCATCGGCGAGGATGCCTACGCGGGCAAACCGAATCCGCACGCCTGGATGTCACCGCTGAACGTGCAGATCTACGTCGACAACATGGTCGCCGTGTTCAGCGAACTCGATTCGGCCCATGCGGCCGACTATCGCATCAACGGCGACGCGTACAAGGCGCAGTTGCAGAAGGTGCAGGACGAGTTGGTCGCCGAGCTGGGAGCGCTGCCGGTCAACGAACGGGCGCTGGTCACGTGCGAGGGAGCGTTCTCGTATCTGGCCCGGGATGCCGGGCTGACCGAGAAGTACATCTGGCCGGTCAATGCCGAACAGCAGGCCACGCCCCAGCAGATCGCGTCGACGATCGAGTTCGTCAAGGACAACCGGGTTCCGGCGGTGTTCTGCGAATCCACGGTGTCGGATGCGCCGATGCAACGCGTCGTCGAAGCCACGGGCGCCGCGTTCGGCGGCACCCTCTACGTCGACTCCCTGTCCGAGGCGGACGGGCCCGTGCCGACGTACCTCGATCTGATCCGGCACGACGCCGACACCCTCACCTCCGCACTGAACGGGCAGCAATCATGA
- a CDS encoding NAD(P)/FAD-dependent oxidoreductase yields MSNPQSPPARHRVVVIGSGFGGLFATKALRRAEVDVTVIDRTTHHLFQPLLYQVATGILSEGEIAPSTRMILKDQANAAVRLGDVTTIDLTERTVTSEHLGQITVTGYDSLIVSAGAQQSYFGNDHFAEHAPGMKTIDDALELRGRILGAFEQAEVTTDPRERARLLTFVVVGAGPTGVEMAGQIAELAHRTLVGAYSNFDPRDARIVLLDAASAVLPPFGDNLGSEAAETLEKLGVEVRLGASVTDVDADGLTVRDADGTEHRIESVCKVWSAGVAASPLGRRLAEQSGADIDRAGRVAVDEDLTLPGNPNVFVVGDMMSRDRLPGVAQVAIQGGRYAAKQIAAEVCAAAKGRPVPERNPFRYRDKGAMATICRFRAVAKIGGLELTGFLAWIMWLAVHVVYVVGFRSRLATLLSWAWTFLGTWRGQLTNTHQQITARNATAQLRHLECRIEDTEADVARAS; encoded by the coding sequence ATGAGCAACCCCCAGTCCCCGCCCGCGCGCCACCGCGTCGTCGTCATCGGATCTGGCTTCGGTGGGCTGTTCGCGACGAAGGCCCTCCGCCGCGCGGAGGTGGACGTCACGGTGATCGACCGCACCACCCACCACCTGTTCCAACCCCTCCTGTACCAGGTGGCCACCGGTATCCTCTCCGAAGGCGAGATCGCCCCCTCGACGCGGATGATCCTCAAGGACCAAGCCAACGCCGCCGTCCGACTCGGCGACGTCACCACCATCGACCTGACCGAACGTACGGTGACGTCCGAACACCTCGGGCAGATCACCGTCACCGGATACGACAGCCTCATCGTCTCCGCCGGGGCGCAGCAGTCCTATTTCGGCAACGACCACTTCGCCGAGCACGCACCCGGCATGAAGACGATCGACGACGCCCTCGAACTCCGCGGCCGGATCCTCGGCGCGTTCGAGCAGGCAGAGGTCACCACCGACCCGCGGGAGCGGGCACGCCTACTCACCTTCGTCGTGGTCGGTGCCGGCCCCACCGGCGTCGAGATGGCCGGCCAGATCGCCGAGCTCGCACACCGCACACTCGTCGGGGCGTACTCCAATTTCGATCCCCGGGATGCGCGGATAGTCCTGCTCGACGCCGCCTCGGCGGTACTGCCGCCGTTCGGGGACAACCTCGGTTCCGAGGCGGCGGAAACCCTCGAAAAGCTGGGCGTCGAGGTGCGGCTGGGTGCGTCGGTGACCGACGTTGACGCCGACGGACTGACCGTTCGTGATGCCGACGGCACCGAGCACCGCATCGAGTCCGTCTGCAAGGTCTGGTCCGCGGGAGTGGCAGCGAGTCCCCTCGGTCGCCGGCTCGCCGAACAGTCCGGTGCCGACATCGACCGCGCAGGCCGGGTCGCCGTCGACGAAGACCTCACCCTGCCGGGCAATCCGAATGTGTTCGTTGTCGGCGACATGATGTCGCGCGATCGTCTCCCCGGCGTCGCCCAGGTCGCGATCCAAGGGGGCCGCTACGCCGCGAAGCAGATCGCCGCCGAGGTCTGCGCCGCAGCCAAAGGACGCCCGGTACCGGAACGGAACCCCTTCCGGTACCGCGACAAAGGCGCGATGGCAACCATTTGCCGATTCAGGGCGGTCGCCAAGATCGGCGGCCTCGAGCTGACCGGTTTCCTCGCGTGGATAATGTGGCTGGCCGTGCACGTCGTCTATGTCGTCGGCTTCCGCAGCCGCCTCGCGACCCTGCTGTCGTGGGCCTGGACCTTCCTCGGTACCTGGCGCGGCCAACTGACCAACACCCACCAGCAGATCACCGCCCGCAACGCGACCGCGCAACTGCGCCACCTCGAATGCCGCATCGAGGACACGGAAGCCGACGTCGCGCGGGCGAGCTGA
- a CDS encoding Lrp/AsnC family transcriptional regulator, which produces MKKNVSGEPYVEGSGSNDVRTGAPIDEIDRILLDQLSRDARTPNNALAALAGIAPSTCLGRVRSLIDRGVIRGFHADIDPATLGRDLQAMIAVRVQANARQHLGQLAEQLATLDEVLNVYFIAGADDYLIHVATASSEELRRFVLDHLSAHPAVASTETILIFEHVRPRHRAPRTEQSSGR; this is translated from the coding sequence GTGAAGAAGAATGTTTCAGGCGAGCCGTATGTCGAAGGCTCGGGATCGAATGATGTTCGAACGGGGGCGCCGATCGATGAGATCGACCGGATCCTCCTCGATCAACTCTCGCGCGACGCGCGTACCCCGAACAACGCCCTCGCCGCCCTCGCGGGCATCGCCCCCTCGACGTGCCTGGGCCGCGTGCGTTCCCTGATCGATCGCGGAGTGATTCGCGGCTTCCATGCCGACATCGATCCCGCCACCCTTGGCAGGGACCTGCAGGCAATGATCGCAGTTCGAGTACAGGCCAACGCAAGACAGCATCTCGGGCAGCTCGCCGAGCAACTCGCCACCCTCGACGAGGTGCTGAACGTGTACTTCATCGCCGGCGCCGACGACTACCTCATCCACGTCGCCACCGCGAGCAGCGAAGAGCTGAGGCGCTTCGTCCTCGACCACCTCAGCGCGCATCCCGCGGTCGCCTCGACGGAGACCATCCTGATCTTCGAGCACGTGCGCCCGCGGCACCGAGCGCCCCGGACCGAGCAGTCTTCGGGCCGTTGA
- a CDS encoding ATP-binding protein, whose translation MVTRTARHGSDDESGDADYGHLQLTALDGWRGFVAEMHTAPNLLPTAVWTGLAEDKRDYYDDDRIDHHSRLLVVQTPTIRQVIASGRRLVQLNRNAHSGRCGLMVSGPAGTGKTTALTQLGKTVEVIHRRRHPHAADDIPLVYITIAPAATPKMIAMEFARFFDLPISRRANITDIADAVCGVSRDARVTLVAVDELHNLNTRTRTRAGADASDTLKYFSERTPATCTYAGTSLERTGLLSGTRGEQIAGRFEHGPHRSVQPGPTMDRAHRRLGRQSATTPAPAWITARARPLPAQAHPRK comes from the coding sequence ATGGTGACCCGCACAGCCCGTCACGGATCCGATGACGAATCCGGTGATGCCGACTACGGACACCTGCAGCTGACCGCGCTGGACGGGTGGCGCGGCTTCGTCGCCGAGATGCACACCGCGCCGAACCTGCTGCCCACAGCGGTGTGGACGGGCCTGGCCGAGGACAAACGCGACTACTACGACGACGATCGCATCGATCACCATTCCCGGTTGCTGGTGGTCCAGACACCCACGATCCGCCAGGTCATCGCCTCCGGTCGCCGCCTGGTCCAGCTCAACCGCAACGCCCACTCCGGGCGATGCGGCTTGATGGTGTCCGGGCCCGCCGGAACCGGTAAGACCACCGCACTGACCCAGCTCGGCAAGACCGTCGAGGTGATCCACCGGCGACGTCACCCGCACGCGGCGGACGACATTCCCCTCGTCTACATCACCATCGCGCCCGCCGCCACCCCGAAGATGATCGCGATGGAGTTCGCGCGGTTCTTCGACCTGCCGATCTCGCGGCGCGCCAACATCACCGACATCGCCGACGCGGTCTGCGGCGTGAGCCGCGACGCCCGCGTCACCCTCGTCGCAGTCGACGAACTCCATAACCTCAACACCCGCACCCGCACCCGCGCGGGCGCCGACGCATCCGACACCTTGAAATACTTCAGCGAGAGGACCCCAGCCACCTGTACATATGCCGGGACCAGCCTGGAACGCACCGGGCTGCTGTCCGGCACCCGCGGCGAGCAGATCGCCGGCCGATTCGAACATGGTCCGCACCGGTCCGTTCAGCCAGGACCAACAATGGACCGCGCTCATCGCCGCCTTGGAAGACAGTCTGCGACTACACCGGCACCGGCCTGGATCACTGCCCGAGCTCGACCGCTACCTGCACAGGCGCACCCACGCAAATGA